From one Oncorhynchus keta strain PuntledgeMale-10-30-2019 chromosome 30, Oket_V2, whole genome shotgun sequence genomic stretch:
- the LOC118363722 gene encoding centrosomal protein of 70 kDa-like isoform X2 produces MDRENTNAVFHSRDETYVFLWTYSLFQQEQTEWDAVNSLLQHHGFKPVHFADPVANKNLADLERRHTLIQELIESNNQLKVLDVIDIYEAQMEQLCDDVESLKADSGDHKHLTNRRAPPGSPPITKLS; encoded by the exons ATGGATAGGGAGAACACAAATGCTGTGTTTCATTCAAGAGACGAGACATACGTGTTTCTGTGGACCTACAGCCTGTTTCAG CAGGAGCAGACAGAGTGGGATGCTGTGAACAGTCTCCTCCAGCACCATGGGTTCAAGCCGGTTCACTTTGCCGATCCCGTCGCGAATAAGAACCTTGCAG ACTTGGAGAGGAGACATACCTTGATTCAGGAGCTCATTGAGTCCAACAACCAACTTAA GGTGTTGGATGTAATTGACATCTATGAGGCCCAAATGGAACAGCTCTGCGATGATGTCGA GTCCCTCAAAGCAGATTCTGGGGATCACAAACATCTGACCAATCGCAGAGCACCACCGGGGTCTCCCCCAATCACAAAGCTCTCCTGA
- the LOC118363722 gene encoding centrosomal protein of 70 kDa-like isoform X1 yields the protein MFCIIFMTTPFLTVRLKKSRRMSLTNLYFFPQVPQSRFWGSQTSDQSQSTTGVSPNHKALLKSYQEQLMDTKAQREELRNEIQQLEQDLESRPTVKELKSYKEQLRCMDRLIQQSNMKSAQEFKEEGRAALSNQEVAKARALAARHEKVLRLSPLV from the exons atgttttGCATAATTTTTATGACAACACCCTTTCTCACTGTAAGACTAAAGAAAAGTAGACGGATGTCACTAACCAACCTTTACTTCTTCCCTCAGGTCCCTCAAAGCAGATTCTGGGGATCACAAACATCTGACCAATCGCAGAGCACCACCGGGGTCTCCCCCAATCACAAAGCTCTCCTGAAG TCCTATCAGGAACAGTTAATGGACACCAAAGCTCAGAGGGAGGAGCTTAGGAATGAAATTCAGCAGTTGGAGCAAGACTTAGAATCTAGACCCACAGTGAAAGAGCTGAAGTCCTACAAAGAACAACTGAGATGCATGGACAGACTTATTCAGCAGAGTAACATGAA GTCTGCTCAGGAGTTTAAAGAAGAGGGGAGGGCTGCTCTGAGTAACCAGGAGGTGGCGAAGGCAAGGGCCTTGGCTGCCAGACACGAGAAGGTACTCCGTTTATCTCCCCTCGTCTAA
- the LOC127906115 gene encoding centrosomal protein of 70 kDa-like, translated as MVEFDELLSTLEMWADQLASLKDLHCVLSKLILRLLPWQPAGATSLMESVRVEDLMLLVDSLLEETNSGEDKLLRSPTRNTLQSMVSHFQKLFDITSLSGVYPRMNEVYTRLGEMTTAMRNLRDILALDDRAPLSEVVNQVASLVNSPEATSGHELHVLLGTSDIDRYKQQNLFCFILSNVVNVIKFAYCLALNMCVGQYYSEAKGT; from the exons ATGGTCGAGTTTGACGAACTCCTCTCCACTCTGGAGATGTGGGCTGACCAACTGGCTTCACTGAAG GACTTGCACTGTGTCCTGAGTAAGTTGATACTGAGACTGTTACCATGGCAGCCAGCAGGCGCTACTAGTCTTATGGAAAGTGTTCGAGTGGAGGACCTTATGCTACTGGTGGACAGTCTGCTAGAGGAGACCAACTCTGGGGAGGATAAG TTGCTGAGGAGCCCCACTAGGAACACACTCCAGTCCATGGTGTCCCACTTCCAGAAGCTGTTTGATATAACCTCCCTCAGCGGAGTGTATCCACGTATGAACGAGGTCTACACCAGGCTTGGGGAGATGACCACCGCTATGAGGAACCTCAGGGACATCCTGGCCCTGG ATGACAGAGCACCCCTTAGTGAGGTGGTAAACCAGGTAGCCAGTCTGGTCAACTCCCCAGAAGCCACGTCCGGCCACGAGCTCCACGTCCTCCTGGGAACCAGTGATATTGACAGGTACAAGCAGCAgaatttattttgttttattctgAGTAATGTTGTTAATGTCATAAAATTTGCCTATTGCCTGGCGTTAAATATGTGTGTTGGTCAGTATTATTCTGAAGCTAAAGGAACATGA